One stretch of Chryseobacterium sp. LJ668 DNA includes these proteins:
- a CDS encoding fibronectin type III domain-containing protein, translating into MRHYLLFFFFVVQITYAQVLYPYLQNPAHNSMIVNWKTGSNSETTVLYGNSPTNLNVTVTGTTNIFSDTGYNNNYYYHTAKIPNLQPNTKYYYKIKTGTSESDVYNFRTLPLPGQPVTLDGKIRFLIMGDNQIKAEPRYDSLNYKAYKKLKEKFGVNSDPSDNIALTFMVGDQVDVGTLDHYENVHFKKNRKLSPYLPILTTVGNHETYGTLGMNSYYAHFNIDEISYKNITSGNENYYAQQAGNVLFISLSSEHTGAAQQTWLQQILNAANTDSTVDWIISLSHRPYQAEQYVGDISTWVRNNAVPLLAGSDKYLMHVGAHHHLYHRGQLKNTPNYQIISGGTAWDQYWGMSTEQDFDDVQKTLTDWTYQIIEVDVTNGKVDIESYSIGGIYTQKDNVLIDSFHRYKNKPKPLKPSITNIFTAPVTLPLTLNGSTFSSPANELLNTTQFLVSKVADFSVIEKDFYRDYENWFGKDGNGNPDLTKNLNAGVDITKITFAANSITNGTYYVKTRYRDRNMEWSDWSDVKQFQVIGSVVSNPSFSLDKTEYLQNEAITATFNDGPGNQQDWIGIYKKGQNPATATSQSFVYTNGQTSGVKTFANGLPTKGQYFAGFFANNGYTEIAPKKNFYVGPKVVLQTTADAYPVGGTVVVNFNNGPNLVKDWIGIYKMGQVPGPTPSAKWSYVTTAAGTLSFTGLPKGYYYAQYFLEDGYSTVGEKVFFKVGDIVTELWINKPVYTLGENITASWTDSPGIIKDWLGIYPQSVTVPDDNFVSYTYFDGVTQGTKTITGNVNGVPTTAGNYYMVMFTNDSYTEVSNRVQFQVTSGTLGTEETKNKTEKNVVLYPNPTKPGQPTFIKSDYPIEKIELLSAAGQLLYKSENVQNQRFSLVNENLPKGVYFVKVYTRKLFTLKLIVE; encoded by the coding sequence ATGAGGCATTATCTATTATTCTTTTTTTTCGTCGTCCAGATTACTTATGCTCAGGTTTTGTACCCTTATTTACAAAATCCTGCTCATAATTCTATGATTGTCAATTGGAAGACAGGTTCAAACAGCGAAACCACTGTTCTGTACGGAAATTCTCCGACAAACCTTAATGTAACAGTAACAGGAACTACCAATATTTTTTCTGATACAGGATATAACAACAATTATTATTATCACACAGCAAAGATTCCCAACCTACAGCCAAATACCAAGTATTATTATAAAATAAAAACGGGAACCAGCGAATCTGATGTATATAATTTTAGAACTCTTCCGCTTCCCGGTCAGCCGGTAACTTTGGATGGTAAAATCAGGTTTTTGATCATGGGAGACAACCAGATCAAAGCAGAACCAAGATACGATTCGTTAAATTACAAAGCGTATAAAAAACTAAAGGAAAAGTTTGGAGTCAATTCAGATCCTTCAGACAATATTGCTTTAACGTTTATGGTGGGAGATCAGGTAGATGTAGGAACGCTCGATCATTATGAAAATGTTCATTTCAAAAAAAATAGAAAATTGTCACCTTATCTTCCGATTTTGACCACAGTGGGAAATCACGAGACATATGGTACTTTAGGAATGAATTCTTATTACGCACATTTTAATATTGATGAAATCAGCTATAAAAATATCACGTCCGGTAACGAAAACTATTACGCACAGCAAGCCGGAAACGTTTTATTTATCAGCTTAAGTTCAGAGCACACCGGTGCAGCACAGCAAACATGGCTTCAGCAGATTTTAAATGCAGCCAATACCGATTCTACAGTCGACTGGATTATTTCTTTGAGTCACAGACCATATCAGGCAGAGCAATATGTAGGGGATATTTCTACATGGGTAAGGAATAATGCAGTGCCCCTTTTAGCAGGATCTGATAAATATTTGATGCACGTAGGAGCGCATCATCACCTTTATCATAGAGGACAGCTAAAAAACACTCCGAATTATCAGATCATTTCCGGTGGAACGGCTTGGGATCAATATTGGGGAATGTCAACTGAGCAGGATTTTGACGACGTGCAGAAAACCTTGACAGATTGGACATATCAGATCATCGAGGTCGATGTCACCAACGGAAAAGTAGATATCGAAAGTTATTCTATCGGAGGTATTTATACCCAAAAAGACAACGTTTTGATAGATTCATTCCACCGTTATAAAAACAAGCCAAAACCTCTGAAGCCCTCAATTACCAACATTTTTACAGCACCTGTTACTTTACCTTTAACGCTGAATGGAAGTACATTCTCTTCACCGGCGAACGAACTTTTAAATACTACTCAGTTTTTAGTGAGTAAAGTCGCTGACTTTTCAGTGATCGAAAAAGATTTTTATAGGGATTATGAAAACTGGTTCGGAAAAGATGGAAACGGGAATCCGGATCTTACTAAAAATCTTAACGCTGGTGTTGATATTACGAAAATTACATTTGCAGCAAATTCAATCACCAATGGTACATATTATGTGAAAACCCGCTACAGAGACAGAAATATGGAGTGGAGCGACTGGAGCGATGTGAAACAATTTCAGGTCATAGGAAGTGTAGTTTCAAACCCTAGTTTTTCTTTAGATAAAACAGAATATTTACAGAACGAAGCGATCACAGCTACTTTCAATGACGGACCAGGAAACCAGCAAGATTGGATAGGGATTTACAAAAAAGGTCAAAACCCGGCAACTGCTACTTCTCAAAGTTTTGTTTATACCAACGGACAAACTTCAGGAGTAAAAACTTTTGCAAACGGTTTACCTACTAAAGGCCAATATTTTGCAGGATTTTTTGCTAACAATGGTTATACAGAGATTGCACCTAAGAAAAACTTCTACGTAGGGCCAAAAGTTGTACTTCAGACAACCGCTGATGCTTATCCGGTAGGTGGGACAGTTGTAGTTAATTTTAATAACGGACCAAATTTAGTAAAAGACTGGATCGGTATTTACAAAATGGGGCAGGTTCCGGGGCCGACTCCTTCCGCTAAATGGAGTTATGTAACGACTGCAGCAGGAACATTGAGCTTTACGGGACTTCCGAAAGGATATTATTATGCGCAGTATTTTCTTGAAGACGGCTATTCAACCGTGGGAGAAAAGGTCTTTTTCAAGGTGGGCGATATTGTTACAGAGTTATGGATCAATAAGCCGGTGTATACTTTAGGTGAAAATATTACTGCCTCATGGACGGACTCTCCGGGAATTATAAAAGATTGGTTAGGTATTTATCCTCAAAGTGTTACAGTTCCGGATGATAATTTTGTTTCATATACCTATTTTGATGGGGTTACTCAAGGTACAAAAACTATTACAGGAAATGTAAATGGAGTACCAACCACTGCAGGTAATTATTACATGGTGATGTTTACCAACGATTCTTACACAGAAGTTTCAAACAGAGTACAGTTTCAGGTAACCTCAGGAACTTTAGGAACAGAAGAAACGAAAAATAAAACTGAGAAAAATGTAGTGTTATATCCCAACCCGACAAAACCGGGACAGCCAACTTTCATTAAGAGTGACTATCCTATTGAAAAGATTGAGCTGTTATCGGCAGCAGGTCAACTGCTATACAAATCTGAAAACGTACAAAACCAGCGTTTTTCTTTAGTAAATGAAAACCTTCCGAAAGGCGTTTATTTTGTAAAAGTATACACCAGAAAATTATTTACTCTAAAATTAATTGTCGAATAA
- a CDS encoding CoA transferase subunit A, with amino-acid sequence MIDKRVKNAAAAIEGIKDGMTLMLGGFGLCGIPENSINALVESDVKDLTCISNNAGVDDFGLGLLLHKRQIKKMISSYVGENAEFERQMLSGELDVELTPQGTLAEKCRAAQAGIPAFYTPAGFGTEVAQGKEVKEFKGKPHILEHAYEADYSIVKAWKGDHAGNLIFKGSARNFNHPMAGAGKITIAEVEELVAPGELDPNQIHIPGIMIQRIFQGEKFEKRIEQRTVRKKDN; translated from the coding sequence ATGATAGATAAAAGAGTAAAAAATGCTGCTGCAGCTATTGAAGGAATCAAAGACGGGATGACCCTTATGCTTGGAGGATTTGGTCTTTGCGGAATACCCGAAAATTCAATTAATGCTTTGGTAGAAAGTGATGTAAAAGATCTGACCTGCATTTCAAATAATGCAGGTGTTGATGATTTCGGGTTAGGATTATTGCTTCACAAAAGGCAGATCAAAAAAATGATTTCTTCTTACGTAGGAGAAAATGCAGAATTCGAAAGACAAATGCTTTCGGGCGAATTAGATGTTGAATTGACACCACAAGGAACTTTAGCAGAAAAATGCCGTGCCGCACAAGCCGGAATTCCTGCTTTCTACACACCTGCCGGTTTCGGAACAGAAGTCGCACAGGGAAAAGAGGTAAAAGAGTTTAAAGGAAAACCTCATATTTTGGAGCATGCTTATGAAGCCGATTATTCTATTGTAAAGGCCTGGAAAGGAGATCATGCCGGAAATTTAATTTTCAAAGGATCAGCAAGAAACTTTAACCATCCGATGGCGGGTGCAGGGAAAATTACCATTGCTGAAGTAGAAGAATTAGTAGCTCCGGGAGAATTAGATCCCAACCAGATTCACATTCCCGGAATTATGATTCAGAGAATCTTTCAGGGAGAAAAATTCGAAAAAAGAATTGAGCAGCGCACTGTCAGAAAGAAAGATAATTAA
- a CDS encoding CoA transferase subunit B: MLSKEDIAKRISKEVKDGYYVNLGIGIPTLVANYVPDNLSVEFQSENGVLGMGPFPYEGEEDADVINAGKQTITILEGGSFFDSAFSFGMIRSQKVDLTILGAMEVSENGDIANWKIPGKMVKGMGGAMDLVASAENIIVAMMHVNKAGESKILKKCTLPLTGINCVKKVVTELAVLDVTPAGFKLVERAPGVSVEHIIKSTEADLIIEGDIPEMSI; the protein is encoded by the coding sequence ATGTTAAGTAAAGAAGATATAGCAAAACGTATTTCAAAAGAAGTGAAAGACGGATATTACGTAAACTTAGGAATCGGGATCCCGACTTTAGTGGCAAACTATGTCCCGGATAATCTTTCGGTAGAGTTTCAAAGTGAAAACGGAGTTTTAGGAATGGGCCCTTTTCCGTACGAAGGTGAAGAAGATGCAGATGTCATTAACGCAGGAAAACAGACGATTACCATTTTAGAAGGCGGTTCCTTTTTCGATTCTGCATTCAGTTTCGGAATGATCAGAAGCCAGAAAGTTGATCTGACTATTCTCGGAGCCATGGAAGTTTCAGAAAACGGAGATATCGCCAACTGGAAAATCCCTGGCAAAATGGTAAAAGGCATGGGTGGCGCCATGGATTTGGTAGCTTCTGCCGAAAACATTATCGTAGCAATGATGCATGTCAACAAAGCCGGCGAGAGTAAAATCCTGAAAAAATGTACACTCCCTCTTACAGGAATCAACTGCGTGAAAAAAGTAGTTACAGAACTGGCTGTTTTAGATGTAACTCCAGCCGGATTCAAGCTTGTCGAGAGAGCTCCAGGTGTTTCGGTAGAGCATATCATCAAATCTACAGAAGCAGATTTAATTATTGAAGGCGATATTCCTGAAATGTCAATCTGA
- the metQ gene encoding methionine ABC transporter substrate-binding lipoprotein MetQ, with product MKKIKILSFVAAGLLLLNACNSPKKDNPNYIKVGITSGPEQEIAETAKKVAKEKYNLEVELISFNDYVIPNEALNNGDIDANAFQHVPYLNEQSKQRGYKLAVIGNTFVYPIIAYSKKIKNISELQNGSTIVIPNDPTNGGRSLLLLQKNGLLKLKSEVGLLPKVTDIIGNQKHLKILEIEAPQLPRVLDDKEVVIAIINNNFAAQAGLDADKFGLFKEDKDSPYMNVVVSREDNKNNENVKNFLKSYQSEEVAKKADEIFKGGAVRGF from the coding sequence ATGAAAAAAATAAAAATTCTAAGTTTTGTAGCAGCAGGTTTGCTTTTATTGAATGCGTGTAATTCGCCAAAAAAAGATAATCCGAATTATATTAAAGTCGGGATCACTTCTGGTCCTGAGCAGGAAATTGCCGAAACTGCGAAAAAAGTAGCCAAAGAAAAATATAATCTGGAAGTAGAACTCATCTCTTTCAATGATTATGTAATTCCAAACGAAGCACTTAATAACGGGGATATTGATGCAAATGCTTTTCAGCATGTTCCTTATTTAAACGAACAATCAAAACAGCGTGGTTATAAATTGGCTGTGATTGGAAATACTTTTGTGTATCCAATTATCGCTTATTCAAAAAAGATTAAAAATATTTCCGAGCTTCAGAATGGAAGCACAATCGTGATTCCAAACGATCCGACAAATGGGGGAAGATCCTTGCTTCTGCTTCAGAAAAACGGTTTATTAAAGCTTAAAAGTGAAGTTGGCTTATTACCAAAAGTGACTGACATTATTGGCAATCAAAAGCACTTAAAGATTTTAGAAATTGAAGCACCTCAACTGCCGAGAGTTTTGGACGATAAAGAGGTGGTAATTGCTATTATCAACAATAATTTTGCTGCGCAAGCAGGATTAGATGCTGATAAATTTGGACTATTTAAAGAAGATAAAGATTCACCATACATGAATGTGGTGGTTTCTAGGGAAGATAATAAGAATAATGAAAATGTTAAAAATTTTTTAAAATCTTATCAGTCTGAAGAAGTTGCTAAAAAAGCCGATGAAATATTTAAAGGTGGTGCAGTGCGGGGGTTTTGA
- the metI gene encoding methionine ABC transporter permease MetI: MLNENVISLLSKGLWETIYMTFASGLFGFSLGLPVGILLFLTKKGQLLENIIYNRILSVLVNIFRSIPFIILIVWMIPFTRSLVGTSIGVNAALVPLSIGAAPFIARLVENSLLEIPQGLIETARALGASPFQIIRKVLLPEALPSLINNASITLITLVGYSAMGGAVGAGGLGQIGYQYGYIGYDAVIMNLVLGLLVALVFIIQFAGDRLAKRFDHR; encoded by the coding sequence ATGCTTAATGAAAACGTGATTTCCCTTTTATCTAAAGGACTTTGGGAAACGATATACATGACTTTTGCTTCGGGATTATTTGGTTTTTCATTAGGATTACCAGTAGGAATTCTTTTATTTTTAACTAAAAAAGGCCAGCTTTTAGAGAATATTATTTACAACAGAATTCTGTCTGTTTTAGTGAATATTTTCAGGTCTATTCCTTTTATTATTCTTATTGTGTGGATGATCCCTTTCACCAGATCTTTAGTGGGAACTTCAATCGGCGTCAATGCTGCATTGGTTCCTTTAAGTATCGGTGCGGCTCCTTTTATTGCAAGATTGGTTGAAAACAGTCTGCTCGAAATTCCGCAAGGCTTGATTGAAACTGCAAGAGCTTTGGGAGCGAGTCCATTTCAAATTATCAGAAAAGTTTTATTGCCAGAAGCATTACCATCGCTCATTAACAACGCGAGTATTACGCTGATTACATTGGTGGGTTATTCTGCAATGGGAGGAGCAGTCGGTGCAGGTGGATTGGGACAGATCGGCTATCAGTACGGATATATCGGTTATGATGCTGTGATTATGAATCTGGTTCTAGGTCTTCTCGTGGCTTTGGTGTTTATCATTCAGTTTGCAGGGGATCGCTTGGCAAAGAGGTTTGATCATCGATAA
- a CDS encoding methionine ABC transporter ATP-binding protein codes for MIEIINISKTFHQKKQSFKALDDISLNIEEGDIVGIIGFSGAGKSTLIRTVNLLERPDQGQIIINGTDFTTLNSKQLAKERKKIGMIFQHFNLLSSRTVFENVALPLELDQLKKDQIREKVNELLKIVGLEDKANDYPKSLSGGQKQRVAIARALANDPYLLLCDEATSALDPATTKSILELLKDINHRLGITILLITHEMDVIKAICNHVSVIDEGKLVVKGTLKEIISNRDHPIIKKFINSGNMTIPQEFTKTLQKEPQDGLFPLVEVELNEDISVENLLSKIYNEYKIPYQLLKADVEYLGNANIGTLLLQLKGKYEENQKAFYYFNQNKIQNTLRGYA; via the coding sequence ATGATAGAAATTATAAACATTTCAAAAACATTCCATCAGAAGAAACAGTCTTTCAAGGCTTTGGATGACATAAGCCTCAACATTGAGGAGGGAGATATTGTAGGAATCATCGGTTTTTCCGGAGCTGGAAAAAGTACATTGATCCGAACCGTCAATCTTTTGGAAAGACCGGATCAGGGACAAATCATCATCAACGGAACAGATTTCACAACATTAAATTCAAAACAACTGGCCAAAGAGCGTAAAAAGATCGGGATGATTTTCCAGCATTTTAATCTGCTTTCTTCAAGAACAGTTTTTGAAAATGTAGCGCTTCCTTTGGAATTGGATCAGCTTAAAAAAGATCAAATTCGTGAGAAAGTCAATGAACTTTTAAAAATTGTCGGGTTGGAAGATAAAGCTAATGATTATCCTAAAAGTCTGTCGGGTGGACAAAAACAGAGGGTTGCGATTGCGAGAGCTTTAGCCAATGATCCTTACTTGCTGCTTTGCGACGAAGCGACGAGTGCACTGGATCCTGCAACAACGAAATCTATTTTAGAACTTTTAAAAGACATCAATCATCGTTTAGGAATCACCATTTTGCTTATTACACACGAAATGGATGTTATCAAAGCCATTTGCAACCACGTTTCTGTCATTGATGAAGGAAAATTGGTTGTAAAGGGAACACTCAAAGAGATTATCTCAAACAGAGATCATCCGATCATCAAAAAATTTATAAACTCAGGAAACATGACAATACCTCAGGAATTCACAAAAACACTTCAGAAAGAACCACAGGACGGCTTATTTCCATTGGTTGAAGTTGAACTTAACGAAGACATAAGTGTAGAAAATTTGCTTTCGAAAATATACAACGAATATAAAATTCCTTACCAGCTTTTGAAAGCAGATGTGGAATATTTGGGGAATGCAAACATTGGAACGCTATTGCTTCAATTAAAAGGAAAATACGAAGAAAACCAAAAAGCATTCTATTATTTCAATCAAAATAAAATTCAAAATACACTAAGAGGATATGCTTAA
- a CDS encoding EamA family transporter gives MKTTDFKNKWLVPVAFANIYIIWGITFLAISFGLTGFPPFILSGFRFFAAGILLIGYLTAKGEKANSLKNWWKNAVTGILILTGGTGLVAWGEQYVTASEAAIAIATGPFWFIAIDKKNWSYYFSDKFIPIGLLLGFAGLILFLNGSVNTHTANANASLRIIAFIVLALSSVAWVLGSLYSKKNPADHSTFMNISQQLIIAGLVAFLVAFFRNEWTGFSITAVPLSAWLGLLFLIFFGSIIAYISYIWLLSVKPAAIVSTHTYINPIVTVISGFIIANQTINGNQLYGLLIILIGVLLTNVTKYFKLSKRSKTKIRRAVRQFNKISRPYQPM, from the coding sequence ATGAAAACAACTGATTTTAAAAACAAGTGGCTGGTTCCCGTAGCCTTTGCCAACATTTATATCATCTGGGGAATTACTTTCCTCGCCATCTCATTCGGATTGACAGGATTTCCGCCCTTTATACTTTCGGGATTCAGATTCTTTGCTGCCGGAATTTTACTCATCGGTTATCTTACAGCAAAAGGTGAAAAAGCAAATTCACTGAAAAACTGGTGGAAAAATGCAGTAACAGGAATTCTGATTCTGACCGGAGGAACAGGTCTTGTTGCGTGGGGTGAACAATACGTTACTGCTTCCGAAGCTGCCATCGCTATTGCAACCGGACCGTTTTGGTTCATTGCCATCGACAAAAAGAACTGGAGCTATTACTTTTCAGACAAATTTATTCCGATTGGGTTACTGTTAGGATTTGCAGGACTGATTTTATTTTTAAACGGAAGTGTAAATACTCATACTGCAAATGCAAATGCCTCTCTCAGAATAATCGCCTTTATTGTTCTCGCATTAAGTTCGGTAGCATGGGTTTTGGGATCTTTATATTCAAAGAAAAACCCGGCCGATCATTCAACCTTTATGAATATTTCGCAGCAGTTGATCATTGCAGGTCTTGTTGCATTTCTTGTTGCATTTTTTAGAAATGAATGGACCGGTTTTTCAATCACAGCAGTTCCCCTTTCGGCTTGGTTAGGTTTATTATTTTTGATTTTCTTCGGATCTATTATTGCGTATATATCTTATATCTGGCTTTTATCAGTAAAACCTGCAGCCATTGTTAGTACGCATACTTATATCAATCCGATCGTTACCGTTATTTCAGGATTTATCATTGCCAATCAGACAATCAACGGAAATCAGCTGTACGGATTACTTATCATCCTAATTGGAGTTCTTTTAACGAACGTCACCAAATATTTTAAACTTTCTAAAAGATCAAAAACAAAGATCAGAAGAGCTGTAAGACAGTTTAACAAAATCAGCAGACCTTATCAACCCATGTAA
- a CDS encoding type IA DNA topoisomerase, with protein sequence MKLCIAEKPSVARDIAKVLGATMLKQGYMEGNGYCVTWTFGHLCTLKEPHDYGPQYKSWNLFLLPIIPNNFGIKLIPNKGVENQFKVIEKLVAECDEVINCGDAGQEGELIQRWVLQKAKCDKPVQRLWISSLTEEAIKEGFEKLRPAEDYKNLYLAGNARAIGDWLLGINATRLFTKKFGGNKAVLSIGRVQTPTLAMLVQRQKEIDTFSTEEYWELKTKYRDVIFNAAIDRLKTLDRAEKGLEYLKVNPFEILSFEIKEGKEKNPRLFDLTGLQVEANKKYGYSADSTLKYIQSLYEKKHVTYPRVDTTYLSESLYPKIGGILQSMVIYKELISPLLEQPIPKSKAVFDDAKVTDHHAIIPTEIPPTQNLIREEKLIYDLIAKRFIAVFYPECKISNTLVEAQVGTIAFKTSGRQILEPGWRAVYAKDAKEEPTDKEKDKEEEQTIPEFKVGETGPHEPMIHQGKTSPPKAYTEATLLRAMETAGKQVDDEELREMLKNNGIGRPSTRANIIETLFKRKYIERKKKNLVATSTGIQLIDTIEDELLKSPELTGEWELKLRKIESGEYEANQFKDELIQMIRELTKKVVDGKAKVFTLHEEKDEVKEKKKREPAVKKELQSWEETKCPKCKEHHLMKGKTAVGCSDFKNCGFKVSFDIFGKKLSDKQLMDLVLKGKTSKLKGFTTHPESLTEGIVSLSPEFVTVLI encoded by the coding sequence ATGAAGCTTTGTATTGCCGAAAAACCCAGTGTTGCCAGAGATATTGCCAAAGTTTTGGGCGCAACCATGCTGAAACAAGGCTATATGGAAGGGAATGGCTATTGTGTGACATGGACTTTCGGACATCTCTGTACCCTCAAAGAACCTCACGATTACGGTCCGCAATACAAATCATGGAATCTGTTTTTGCTGCCGATTATTCCAAATAATTTCGGGATTAAATTAATTCCAAACAAAGGCGTTGAAAATCAGTTTAAAGTTATTGAAAAACTGGTTGCAGAATGTGATGAAGTGATCAATTGCGGGGATGCGGGACAAGAAGGAGAGCTTATTCAGCGTTGGGTTTTGCAGAAAGCAAAATGTGATAAACCGGTGCAGCGTTTGTGGATTTCCTCCCTGACTGAAGAAGCGATTAAAGAAGGTTTTGAAAAATTAAGACCTGCCGAAGATTACAAAAATCTCTACCTCGCAGGAAATGCAAGAGCAATAGGAGATTGGTTGTTGGGAATCAATGCCACAAGACTTTTTACGAAGAAATTTGGCGGAAATAAAGCGGTTTTATCCATCGGAAGAGTGCAGACTCCGACTTTGGCGATGCTCGTTCAGCGTCAGAAAGAAATTGATACGTTTTCAACCGAAGAATATTGGGAATTGAAAACCAAGTACCGTGATGTTATTTTCAACGCAGCAATCGATCGTTTGAAAACATTAGATCGTGCAGAAAAAGGTTTGGAATATTTAAAAGTCAATCCTTTTGAAATTCTTTCATTTGAGATTAAAGAAGGGAAAGAAAAAAATCCAAGATTGTTTGATCTGACCGGACTTCAGGTGGAGGCCAATAAAAAATACGGCTACTCTGCAGACAGCACTTTAAAATATATTCAAAGTCTTTACGAGAAAAAACACGTCACTTATCCGCGTGTTGATACAACGTATTTATCAGAAAGTCTATATCCGAAAATTGGTGGAATTCTTCAAAGTATGGTCATTTATAAAGAATTGATTTCGCCTTTGCTTGAACAGCCGATTCCAAAATCTAAAGCGGTTTTTGATGATGCTAAAGTGACAGATCACCATGCGATTATTCCGACTGAAATTCCGCCGACTCAGAATTTAATCAGAGAAGAAAAACTGATTTATGATCTGATTGCGAAACGTTTTATCGCCGTTTTTTATCCTGAATGTAAAATTTCAAATACATTGGTAGAAGCGCAAGTTGGAACGATTGCGTTTAAAACAAGCGGTAGACAGATTCTTGAACCTGGTTGGAGAGCCGTTTATGCCAAAGACGCCAAAGAAGAACCGACCGATAAAGAAAAGGATAAGGAAGAGGAACAGACGATTCCTGAATTTAAAGTTGGAGAAACAGGTCCTCACGAACCGATGATTCATCAGGGAAAAACTTCACCACCAAAAGCGTATACGGAAGCAACTTTGCTTCGTGCCATGGAAACTGCAGGAAAACAGGTCGATGATGAAGAACTTCGTGAAATGTTGAAAAATAACGGTATCGGAAGACCTTCAACCCGTGCAAATATTATCGAAACGCTTTTCAAGAGAAAATATATCGAAAGAAAAAAGAAAAATCTTGTGGCGACTTCTACAGGAATTCAGCTGATCGACACCATTGAAGATGAGTTGCTGAAAAGCCCGGAACTGACAGGGGAGTGGGAATTAAAGCTTCGTAAAATCGAAAGTGGTGAATATGAAGCCAATCAATTCAAAGACGAATTGATTCAGATGATCAGAGAACTTACCAAAAAAGTGGTTGACGGAAAAGCAAAAGTTTTCACTCTACACGAAGAAAAAGATGAGGTCAAAGAAAAGAAAAAACGTGAACCGGCTGTAAAAAAAGAACTGCAGTCTTGGGAAGAAACAAAATGCCCGAAATGCAAAGAACACCATCTGATGAAGGGAAAAACCGCAGTCGGATGTTCAGATTTTAAAAATTGCGGCTTTAAAGTTTCATTTGATATTTTCGGAAAAAAACTTTCCGATAAACAGCTAATGGATTTGGTTTTAAAAGGAAAAACCTCAAAATTAAAAGGTTTTACCACGCACCCTGAAAGTTTAACTGAAGGAATTGTTTCGCTTTCTCCTGAATTTGTGACAGTCTTAATTTAA